A window of the Microplitis mediator isolate UGA2020A chromosome 5, iyMicMedi2.1, whole genome shotgun sequence genome harbors these coding sequences:
- the LOC130667879 gene encoding activin receptor type-2B isoform X1 — MAVSLYKVSYLTLIGLLGLSCVVGHDIKGSTQCEYYNDTLCEDPSKKCPEIEKCSPPEPDKRNHCYVLWQIDEVTKKSIVKLKGCFLDSRECYDKQCCIEKSSDRKGKMYFCCCDGDMCNQNYTWDPQPTEPPSKDHEFKPVPNPEQHVITLIVSVLVPMLLLTIILSSLFWCYKQRKLGYFNEVPTLEPLPLPHPSPNLGLRPIHLVEIKARGRFGAVWKAQYKNDIVAVKVFPMQDKQSWQTEQEIFKLAHMNHEDILRFIGVEKRGDNLQAEFWLITAYHEKGSLCDYLKANVVTWAEMCRIAESMARGLMHLHEEIPANKADGYKPAVAHRDFKSKNVLLKSDMSACIADFGLALIFQPGKPCGDTHGQVGTRRYMAPEVLEGAINFTRDSFLRIDMYACGLVLWELASRCTVQDGPIGDYRLPFEEEVGLHPTLEDMQESVVLKKERPFIQETWRKHPGLLSICDTMEECWDHDAEARLSASCVMERITILSRSLVINSSTLIRVDNTNDSIITKESNRHLHV, encoded by the exons ATGGCTGTGTCTTTATACAAAGTTTCGTATCTTACCCTTATTGGATTACTAg GTTTATCGTGTGTTGTTGGCCATGATATTAAAGGTTCAACGCAATgtgaatattataatgataCATTATGTGAAGATCCATCTAAAAAATGTCCAGAAATAGAAAAATGTTCGCCACCTGAACCAGACAAAAGAAATCACTGTTATGTGCTGTGGCAAATTGATGAAGTTACTAAAAAATCTATTGTTAAACTAAAG ggTTGTTTCTTAGACAGTAGAGAGTGTTATGATAAACAATGTTGCATAGAAAAAAGTAGCGACCGTAAAGGAAAAATGTACTTTTGTTGTTGTGATGGTGATATGTGCAATCAAAATTACACATGGGATCCTCAACCAACTGAACCACCTTCTAAAGATCAcg AATTTAAACCAGTACCAAATCCAGAACAACATGTAATTACACTTATTGTATCTGTATTGGTGCCAATGTTACTcttaacaattattttgtCATCATTGTTTTGGTGTTACAAACAACGAAAACTTGGCTATTTCAATGAg gtTCCAACATTAGAACCTCTTCCATTGCCTCATCCGTCACCGAATTTGGGTTTGCGGCCAATTCATTTAGTGGAAATAAAAGCCCGTGGACGTTTTGGCGCTGTATGGAAAGCccaatataaaaatgatattgttGCTGTTAAAGTATTTCCAATGCAAGACAAACAGTCATGGCAAACAGaacaagaaatatttaaattagctCACATGAATCATGAAGATATATTACGATTTATTGGAGTGGAAAAACGTGGTGACAATTTACAAGCTGAATTCTGGTTGATAACAGCTTATCATGAAAAAGGATCATTGTGTGATTATTTAAAAGCAAATGTCGTAACATGGGCTGAAATGTGTCGTATTGCTGAGTCAATGGCACGCGGTTTGATGCATTTGCATGAAGAAATTCCAGCAAATAAAGCGGATGGTTATAAACCCGCAGTAGCACACCGtgattttaaatctaaaaatgTTCTTCTTAAATCCGATATGAGCGCATGCATTGCGGACTTTGGACTTGCGTTAATATTTCAACCTGGAAAACCTTGTGGCGACACTCATGGACAA GTTGGTACTCGACGATATATGGCGCCAGAAGTATTAGAGGGTGCGATAAATTTTACACGAGACTCATTTTTACGCATTGACATGTACGCTTGTGGTCTAGTACTCTGGGAGCTGGCGTCACGATGTACTGTACAAGAT GGACCTATCGGGGATTATAGATTACCTTTTGAAGAAGAAGTTGGTCTTCATCCGACTCTCGAAGATATGCAAGAAAGTGTTGTGCTTAAAAAAGAACGTCCATTTATACAGGAAACATGGCGAAAACATCcg GGTCTTTTATCTATTTGTGATACAATGGAAGAATGTTGGGATCACGATGCTGAGGCACGACTATCAGCGTCTTGTGTCATGGAGAGAATAACAATTTTGAGTAGAAGTCTTGTTATAAATTCGTCGACTTTAATACGCGTCGATAATACCAACGATTCTATCATCACCAAGGAATCTA atcGGCACTTGCATGTGTGA
- the LOC130667879 gene encoding activin receptor type-2B isoform X2 → MAVSLYKVSYLTLIGLLGLSCVVGHDIKGSTQCEYYNDTLCEDPSKKCPEIEKCSPPEPDKRNHCYVLWQIDEVTKKSIVKLKGCFLDSRECYDKQCCIEKSSDRKGKMYFCCCDGDMCNQNYTWDPQPTEPPSKDHEFKPVPNPEQHVITLIVSVLVPMLLLTIILSSLFWCYKQRKLGYFNEVPTLEPLPLPHPSPNLGLRPIHLVEIKARGRFGAVWKAQYKNDIVAVKVFPMQDKQSWQTEQEIFKLAHMNHEDILRFIGVEKRGDNLQAEFWLITAYHEKGSLCDYLKANVVTWAEMCRIAESMARGLMHLHEEIPANKADGYKPAVAHRDFKSKNVLLKSDMSACIADFGLALIFQPGKPCGDTHGQVGTRRYMAPEVLEGAINFTRDSFLRIDMYACGLVLWELASRCTVQDGPIGDYRLPFEEEVGLHPTLEDMQESVVLKKERPFIQETWRKHPGLLSICDTMEECWDHDAEARLSASCVMERITILSRSLVINSSTLIRVDNTNDSIITKESSM, encoded by the exons ATGGCTGTGTCTTTATACAAAGTTTCGTATCTTACCCTTATTGGATTACTAg GTTTATCGTGTGTTGTTGGCCATGATATTAAAGGTTCAACGCAATgtgaatattataatgataCATTATGTGAAGATCCATCTAAAAAATGTCCAGAAATAGAAAAATGTTCGCCACCTGAACCAGACAAAAGAAATCACTGTTATGTGCTGTGGCAAATTGATGAAGTTACTAAAAAATCTATTGTTAAACTAAAG ggTTGTTTCTTAGACAGTAGAGAGTGTTATGATAAACAATGTTGCATAGAAAAAAGTAGCGACCGTAAAGGAAAAATGTACTTTTGTTGTTGTGATGGTGATATGTGCAATCAAAATTACACATGGGATCCTCAACCAACTGAACCACCTTCTAAAGATCAcg AATTTAAACCAGTACCAAATCCAGAACAACATGTAATTACACTTATTGTATCTGTATTGGTGCCAATGTTACTcttaacaattattttgtCATCATTGTTTTGGTGTTACAAACAACGAAAACTTGGCTATTTCAATGAg gtTCCAACATTAGAACCTCTTCCATTGCCTCATCCGTCACCGAATTTGGGTTTGCGGCCAATTCATTTAGTGGAAATAAAAGCCCGTGGACGTTTTGGCGCTGTATGGAAAGCccaatataaaaatgatattgttGCTGTTAAAGTATTTCCAATGCAAGACAAACAGTCATGGCAAACAGaacaagaaatatttaaattagctCACATGAATCATGAAGATATATTACGATTTATTGGAGTGGAAAAACGTGGTGACAATTTACAAGCTGAATTCTGGTTGATAACAGCTTATCATGAAAAAGGATCATTGTGTGATTATTTAAAAGCAAATGTCGTAACATGGGCTGAAATGTGTCGTATTGCTGAGTCAATGGCACGCGGTTTGATGCATTTGCATGAAGAAATTCCAGCAAATAAAGCGGATGGTTATAAACCCGCAGTAGCACACCGtgattttaaatctaaaaatgTTCTTCTTAAATCCGATATGAGCGCATGCATTGCGGACTTTGGACTTGCGTTAATATTTCAACCTGGAAAACCTTGTGGCGACACTCATGGACAA GTTGGTACTCGACGATATATGGCGCCAGAAGTATTAGAGGGTGCGATAAATTTTACACGAGACTCATTTTTACGCATTGACATGTACGCTTGTGGTCTAGTACTCTGGGAGCTGGCGTCACGATGTACTGTACAAGAT GGACCTATCGGGGATTATAGATTACCTTTTGAAGAAGAAGTTGGTCTTCATCCGACTCTCGAAGATATGCAAGAAAGTGTTGTGCTTAAAAAAGAACGTCCATTTATACAGGAAACATGGCGAAAACATCcg GGTCTTTTATCTATTTGTGATACAATGGAAGAATGTTGGGATCACGATGCTGAGGCACGACTATCAGCGTCTTGTGTCATGGAGAGAATAACAATTTTGAGTAGAAGTCTTGTTATAAATTCGTCGACTTTAATACGCGTCGATAATACCAACGATTCTATCATCACCAAGGAATCTAGTATGTAG